From Variimorphobacter saccharofermentans, one genomic window encodes:
- a CDS encoding DUF3795 domain-containing protein, with protein sequence MFESRCGVCCNTCDHKEQWGCKGCLNMEKPSWGVCEVKVCCERIGLNFCGECTEFPCEMLSMMGKEYGYDPGVKIQQCREWMKG encoded by the coding sequence ATGTTTGAATCTAGATGTGGAGTATGCTGTAATACTTGTGACCATAAGGAGCAGTGGGGGTGTAAAGGATGCTTAAATATGGAAAAACCATCATGGGGAGTATGTGAAGTAAAAGTCTGTTGTGAAAGAATAGGATTAAATTTCTGCGGAGAATGCACGGAATTTCCTTGTGAAATGCTTTCGATGATGGGCAAGGAATATGGTTACGACCCTGGAGTTAAAATTCAGCAATGCAGGGAATGGATGAAGGGATAG
- a CDS encoding RNA polymerase sigma factor codes for MNIEEIVNEYGTYIYKYAMKLACDPQKAEDIVQETFISAWKNIGQLREEQAIKKWLRTICFNHFLMDYRKNKNRNIELHESIEVLEAEGNVLVTQIANPEEEIIVEESIRKLQNGCFYAMVRKLTLHQRITFSLVDMFGLSVSEVSEILQVSEGATKGLLHRARMNLDSFFAEHCNLIDVKNPCSCQAWIAFRNSHEQNQKATKKMIESLESNEKTYRFNQAVRNKINYLYQNMPDEQPEDKWFADIINSLKNI; via the coding sequence ATGAATATTGAAGAAATAGTAAATGAGTACGGAACATACATTTATAAGTATGCAATGAAATTAGCTTGTGACCCACAAAAAGCTGAAGATATTGTACAAGAAACATTTATCAGCGCGTGGAAAAATATCGGACAACTGAGAGAGGAGCAAGCAATCAAAAAATGGCTGCGAACAATCTGTTTTAACCATTTTCTTATGGATTACAGAAAAAATAAAAACAGAAATATTGAACTGCATGAGAGTATAGAAGTATTAGAAGCAGAAGGTAATGTACTGGTAACGCAGATAGCAAATCCGGAAGAAGAAATTATTGTAGAGGAATCCATCCGAAAACTCCAGAACGGATGCTTCTATGCAATGGTTCGCAAATTGACGTTGCATCAAAGGATAACATTTTCCTTGGTTGATATGTTTGGATTATCTGTTAGTGAAGTGTCAGAAATATTGCAAGTATCCGAGGGGGCTACAAAAGGGTTGTTACACCGAGCAAGAATGAATCTGGACAGCTTCTTCGCCGAACACTGCAATCTCATTGATGTGAAAAATCCATGCAGCTGTCAGGCGTGGATTGCTTTTAGAAATTCTCATGAGCAAAATCAAAAGGCAACTAAAAAAATGATAGAATCTCTTGAGAGTAATGAAAAAACGTATCGATTTAATCAAGCAGTCAGAAATAAAATCAACTACTTATATCAGAATATGCCAGATGAGCAGCCAGAAGATAAGTGGTTTGCTGATATTATCAATTCGTTAAAAAATATTTGA
- a CDS encoding alpha/beta fold hydrolase — translation MNLYFEEYSNKNAPTIVFIHGGGMDSSIWGGSLDYFRDYHCIVVDLPEHGRSAEIKPFSIKSSVELIAQIIRENSNDKKAYVIGHSLGGVVLINLISRYPELIEQAVIASGNLQPSPLYKIFTNSMVCTFVSFLNRKKYKKEYVTSEMLKRVYKEMILYSRIPDGLNETKVPILLIAGEKEPEFLKKSNRDLLHICQNAKEITILKAKHDYPWIENQLFNEIVYACMENKSISNERIINYETM, via the coding sequence ATGAATTTATATTTTGAAGAGTATAGTAATAAAAATGCTCCTACGATTGTTTTTATTCATGGCGGCGGCATGGACAGCAGTATATGGGGAGGAAGTTTAGATTATTTCAGAGATTATCACTGCATTGTGGTGGATTTACCTGAACATGGAAGAAGTGCTGAAATAAAACCGTTTTCTATTAAATCTAGTGTCGAGCTCATTGCACAAATCATCAGAGAGAATTCAAATGATAAAAAAGCTTATGTTATTGGACACTCACTGGGAGGAGTGGTATTAATTAATCTGATTAGCAGATATCCTGAATTAATTGAACAAGCTGTTATTGCAAGCGGGAATCTGCAACCTTCTCCTTTATACAAGATATTTACAAATTCCATGGTATGCACGTTTGTGAGTTTTTTGAATCGGAAAAAATATAAAAAAGAGTATGTTACATCAGAGATGCTGAAACGAGTCTATAAAGAGATGATATTGTATTCCAGAATTCCGGATGGGTTAAATGAAACAAAAGTACCTATATTGCTTATTGCAGGCGAGAAAGAACCGGAATTCCTTAAAAAGTCAAATCGCGATTTGCTACATATATGTCAAAATGCAAAAGAAATTACTATATTAAAAGCTAAACATGATTACCCCTGGATTGAAAATCAGTTATTTAATGAAATTGTATATGCTTGTATGGAAAATAAATCAATTAGTAATGAACGTATCATCAATTACGAAACTATGTAA
- a CDS encoding DUF5131 family protein: MHPGIIGKASIKSDNFNAPVAKNKKGEYKIKSGQTVYLCFSTDFFIVEADKWREECWKMIKERSDLNFIFLTKRIERFTKCIPADWNEGYDNVTVGCTVENQESADYRLSLFTTFHIKHRNIICQPLIEEINIDEYLDNVELVVVGGESDRNARPLNYNWVLSIREQCIAKGVRFEFRQCGTHFIKNDKEYTLNVGDLCSQARKANINC, encoded by the coding sequence ATGCATCCCGGAATCATTGGAAAGGCATCCATAAAATCCGATAATTTCAATGCGCCTGTAGCAAAGAATAAGAAAGGTGAATACAAAATCAAATCAGGTCAAACAGTGTACCTATGCTTTTCTACAGATTTTTTTATAGTAGAAGCAGATAAGTGGAGAGAAGAGTGTTGGAAAATGATAAAAGAACGCTCTGATTTGAATTTTATTTTTCTGACAAAGAGAATCGAGAGGTTTACTAAGTGCATTCCGGCTGACTGGAACGAAGGATACGACAATGTAACTGTTGGGTGTACTGTGGAAAATCAAGAAAGTGCAGATTATAGGCTTTCATTGTTTACGACATTTCATATAAAGCACAGGAATATTATTTGTCAACCACTGATTGAAGAGATAAATATTGATGAATATCTGGATAATGTTGAATTGGTTGTAGTTGGTGGTGAATCTGATAGAAATGCAAGACCACTGAATTACAATTGGGTTTTATCAATTCGGGAACAGTGCATAGCGAAAGGAGTCCGCTTTGAGTTTAGACAATGTGGAACTCATTTTATTAAAAATGATAAGGAATACACGCTTAATGTCGGAGATTTGTGCAGTCAAGCAAGAAAAGCAAATATTAACTGTTAA
- a CDS encoding helix-turn-helix domain-containing protein yields the protein MKEENIKQMNPLRELREELHLTQKEFAEMAGIAKVTVSCIETGKHHITETTQEHIREKLSLYDDWYNHRNYAKKIDIDELEAALEDCIKNNFQNRKISTEMVKALSTIFNTEGLGEKERLIYIRYIYKLIKDMENVIIEAKRFIKNEANVDIGYRAYGIANDIMNLPGYDEKKTQEHMREIRDITVIEAELPFD from the coding sequence ATGAAAGAAGAAAATATTAAACAGATGAATCCATTGAGAGAATTGAGAGAAGAACTACATTTGACACAGAAAGAATTTGCTGAGATGGCAGGTATTGCAAAAGTAACTGTATCGTGCATAGAGACGGGTAAGCATCATATAACTGAGACAACGCAAGAACACATCAGAGAAAAATTAAGTCTATATGATGACTGGTATAATCATAGAAATTATGCAAAAAAGATTGATATAGATGAGCTTGAGGCAGCGCTTGAGGATTGTATAAAAAATAATTTTCAAAATAGAAAAATATCAACAGAAATGGTTAAGGCGTTATCTACAATATTTAATACGGAGGGGTTAGGAGAAAAAGAGAGGTTAATCTACATAAGATATATTTATAAATTAATTAAGGATATGGAAAATGTTATCATAGAAGCAAAAAGATTTATCAAGAATGAAGCTAATGTGGATATTGGTTATCGTGCTTACGGTATTGCTAACGATATAATGAATTTACCGGGATATGATGAAAAGAAAACGCAAGAACATATGAGAGAAATAAGAGATATTACAGTAATTGAAGCGGAATTGCCATTTGACTGA
- the recR gene encoding recombination mediator RecR, with amino-acid sequence MDYYSRQISKLIEELSRLPGIGTKTAQRLAFHIINMPQDQVENLSNSIIEAKKNVRYCGECLTLTDKELCPICSSLARNKKQIMVVENPRDLAAYEKTGKFDGVYHVLHGAISPMLGIGPADIKLKELMLRLQGDVDEVIIATNSSLEGEATAMYLSKLIKPAGIKVSRIASGIPVGGDLEYIDEVTLLRAFEGRIEL; translated from the coding sequence ATGGATTACTATAGCAGGCAAATCAGTAAGTTAATAGAGGAATTGTCGCGATTACCCGGAATTGGTACCAAGACAGCGCAAAGACTGGCATTTCATATCATCAATATGCCACAGGATCAGGTAGAGAATCTGTCCAATTCCATCATCGAGGCAAAGAAGAACGTAAGATATTGCGGTGAGTGCTTAACCCTTACGGACAAAGAACTTTGTCCCATTTGTTCTTCCCTTGCAAGGAACAAAAAGCAGATCATGGTAGTCGAGAATCCCCGTGACTTAGCAGCCTATGAGAAGACGGGTAAATTCGATGGAGTATATCATGTGCTTCATGGAGCTATTTCGCCCATGTTAGGTATCGGCCCTGCAGATATTAAGCTGAAGGAGCTGATGCTGCGTCTTCAAGGGGATGTGGACGAGGTTATTATCGCAACGAATTCCAGTCTGGAGGGAGAAGCCACCGCCATGTATCTCAGCAAGTTGATAAAACCGGCTGGGATTAAGGTCAGCCGCATTGCCAGCGGAATTCCGGTGGGCGGAGATCTGGAATACATTGATGAGGTGACGCTACTTAGAGCATTTGAAGGTAGAATTGAGTTGTAG
- a CDS encoding YbaB/EbfC family nucleoid-associated protein, with amino-acid sequence MGKRGGFPGGGIPGNMGNLMKQAQRMQKQMEEKTKELEEKEWEASAGGGAVTVKVSGKKEIVSVKLSKEVVDPDDIEMLEDLIVAAANEALRKMEEESSAVMGDITGGLNGFGGFPF; translated from the coding sequence ATGGGTAAAAGAGGCGGATTTCCCGGAGGCGGTATTCCTGGTAATATGGGAAATTTAATGAAACAGGCTCAGAGAATGCAAAAGCAAATGGAAGAGAAGACAAAAGAATTGGAAGAAAAGGAGTGGGAGGCAAGTGCCGGCGGCGGAGCCGTAACTGTTAAGGTGTCCGGTAAGAAAGAAATTGTCTCCGTGAAGCTTTCCAAGGAAGTTGTTGATCCGGATGATATAGAGATGCTTGAGGATTTAATTGTAGCAGCGGCTAATGAAGCACTGCGTAAGATGGAGGAGGAATCCTCTGCCGTTATGGGTGACATAACAGGAGGACTCAACGGCTTTGGAGGCTTTCCGTTCTAA
- the dnaX gene encoding DNA polymerase III subunit gamma/tau → MSYTALYRKFRPDNFYDVKGQEHIVTTLKNQIKAERIGHAYLFTGTRGTGKTTIAKLFAKTVNCEHPVDGNPCNECRMCRGITAQTSMNVIEIDAASNNGVDNVREIVEEVRYSPTEGRYKVYIIDEVHMLSTGAFNALLKTIEEPPSYVIFILATTEVHKIPVTILSRCQRYDFKRITIDTITERLKELVQAESVDAEEKALRYVARVADGSMRDALSLLDQCISFYLGKTLTYDNVLEVLGAVDTQVFTRLLRLIQAQEVTGCIRLLDEIESVGRELGQFTIDFIWYLRNLLLLKTTDDISDMVIEISSENMALLQKEAAEVEEQTLMRYIRVFSELSNQIRYASRKRVLIEIALIKLCKPEMEQNLDSILDRIKRLEEKLENGVVVSSGVTSNTGEPQKAQEEKKPVVLQEALPEDIKDAANNWKSIIAQITKKSPALGSVLQSATLSIDGNGLLLVVTNPLDKDIIDRENHMTLIKDTIAQMIQKQVQLNTRYLDREKERLEEVPDLSKLVKMPIQYE, encoded by the coding sequence ATGTCATATACAGCATTATACAGAAAGTTTCGACCCGACAATTTCTATGATGTAAAAGGGCAGGAACATATTGTAACCACATTAAAAAATCAAATAAAAGCGGAACGAATCGGACACGCCTACCTGTTCACAGGCACGAGAGGTACCGGTAAGACGACGATTGCCAAGCTATTTGCCAAGACGGTGAACTGCGAGCATCCCGTGGACGGTAATCCATGTAATGAATGTCGTATGTGCAGGGGAATTACGGCTCAGACCTCAATGAATGTCATTGAGATAGATGCTGCCTCCAATAATGGTGTAGATAATGTTCGTGAAATCGTGGAAGAGGTAAGGTATTCTCCGACGGAGGGCCGCTATAAAGTATACATCATCGATGAGGTTCATATGCTATCCACCGGAGCATTTAATGCTCTACTTAAGACCATAGAAGAGCCACCGTCCTATGTAATCTTTATCTTGGCTACCACCGAGGTTCATAAAATCCCCGTAACGATTCTGTCCAGGTGCCAGAGATATGATTTCAAACGAATTACCATTGATACTATAACGGAGCGTCTGAAGGAGCTGGTACAGGCTGAGAGCGTTGATGCGGAGGAGAAAGCACTCCGTTATGTTGCCCGTGTAGCTGATGGTTCCATGCGTGACGCCTTAAGCTTGCTGGATCAATGTATTTCCTTCTACTTAGGAAAGACGTTGACCTATGATAATGTGCTTGAGGTTCTTGGTGCAGTGGACACCCAAGTGTTTACGAGGCTTCTGAGATTGATTCAGGCCCAAGAGGTTACGGGCTGCATCCGATTACTGGATGAGATTGAAAGTGTTGGCCGGGAGCTAGGGCAATTTACCATAGACTTTATCTGGTATTTACGAAATCTGCTTTTGCTTAAGACTACAGATGACATCTCCGATATGGTAATTGAGATATCGTCAGAAAACATGGCATTATTACAAAAGGAAGCGGCAGAGGTTGAAGAACAGACACTTATGCGCTATATCCGCGTTTTTTCTGAGCTATCCAATCAGATACGATATGCCTCCAGAAAGAGAGTGTTAATTGAAATAGCATTAATTAAGCTATGCAAGCCTGAGATGGAGCAAAACTTAGATTCCATCCTTGATCGAATCAAACGATTAGAGGAAAAGCTGGAGAACGGAGTGGTGGTCTCCTCCGGTGTTACCTCTAATACGGGCGAACCACAGAAGGCTCAGGAAGAGAAGAAACCGGTAGTATTGCAGGAGGCATTACCGGAGGATATTAAGGATGCGGCGAATAACTGGAAGAGCATTATAGCCCAGATCACGAAGAAGTCACCAGCCTTAGGCTCCGTATTGCAGTCGGCAACACTTAGTATAGATGGGAATGGGCTCTTGCTGGTGGTAACCAATCCTCTTGATAAGGATATTATTGATCGGGAAAATCACATGACATTAATTAAGGATACCATTGCGCAAATGATTCAGAAACAGGTTCAACTGAACACCAGATATCTGGATAGAGAGAAGGAACGATTAGAAGAAGTGCCGGACTTATCAAAGCTGGTAAAGATGCCAATTCAATATGAATAA
- a CDS encoding HD-GYP domain-containing protein has product MKHVLIAGDDTSIHSAAMQAFQGRYHVTSLPVDMELTLDLIQDQIDMVLYTVTDVSSDCSKVYQVIEEQSRRKRIPFIFLVRESSSELEHEALRRGVGDIIPMHTTTELLIHRVNACLELYSLRNDRSYVEKYLDAVSISFAELVECRDMMTGGHLKNTTHYFKLLLEEALQGDYYKEVIQMEDRNDLLRSAALHDIGKIGITDDILRKATSLNDNEYEYMKQHTTLGKLAFEKIIRETGGARWLYLAKDIAYCHHERWDGSGYPNGLKGNEIPIYARIMAIADVYDAITSRRSYKDAYSHQEAKAIILEGKGSLFDPDLVDIFEAAQERFEEVLSKKQDSDTIEGDFLCHIQHYTESFDPTISMM; this is encoded by the coding sequence ATGAAACATGTCTTAATCGCAGGGGACGATACCTCCATTCATTCTGCGGCAATGCAGGCGTTCCAGGGAAGGTATCATGTCACCTCACTTCCGGTTGATATGGAATTGACGCTGGATCTGATACAGGATCAGATCGATATGGTTTTATATACGGTAACAGATGTGAGCTCTGATTGTAGTAAGGTATATCAGGTTATTGAGGAGCAATCAAGGAGAAAGAGGATACCGTTTATTTTTTTGGTCAGAGAAAGCAGTAGCGAACTGGAGCATGAGGCGTTGAGGAGAGGCGTAGGAGATATTATACCCATGCATACTACTACGGAGTTGCTGATACACCGGGTTAATGCCTGTCTGGAGCTATATTCCTTGCGAAATGATCGGTCTTATGTGGAGAAATACCTGGATGCCGTATCCATCAGCTTTGCAGAGCTTGTAGAGTGCAGAGATATGATGACGGGCGGACATTTAAAGAATACAACTCATTATTTTAAGCTTCTACTGGAGGAGGCACTCCAAGGGGATTACTATAAAGAGGTTATTCAGATGGAGGATCGCAATGATCTTCTGCGTTCTGCAGCACTTCATGATATCGGAAAGATCGGTATCACGGATGATATTCTGCGGAAAGCAACCTCTCTGAATGATAATGAATATGAATACATGAAGCAGCATACAACACTGGGTAAGCTGGCATTTGAGAAAATCATCCGAGAGACGGGTGGTGCCAGATGGTTATATCTTGCAAAGGACATTGCATATTGTCATCACGAAAGATGGGATGGTTCTGGATATCCGAATGGTTTAAAGGGAAACGAAATACCCATCTATGCAAGAATTATGGCAATTGCGGACGTGTACGATGCAATTACGTCCAGAAGATCCTATAAGGATGCATATTCCCATCAGGAAGCCAAGGCAATTATCCTGGAAGGGAAAGGCAGTTTGTTTGATCCGGATTTAGTAGATATTTTTGAGGCTGCCCAAGAACGCTTTGAAGAGGTACTTTCTAAGAAGCAGGACAGTGACACGATAGAGGGAGATTTCTTATGTCATATACAGCATTATACAGAAAGTTTCGACCCGACAATTTCTATGATGTAA
- a CDS encoding M15 family metallopeptidase has product MNRNKKMALIIGIVIGILLLLILIFAYRLNRKKDLFQEKQEPHLVDQSEQEEVNVPGQEVQKIAWETISNMKKLPSATEIPDPINQENAIYQENNFLPEKNQEQESTGVPDQLNTASVTNSEKEGGAEEVLAQEDSIQFSSEIISEEIKQRINGKSYGKNCDVPYDELRYVKVMHYGFDGEVHQGELIVNKAIAGDIIDIFKELYELKYPIERMVLVDEYDADDNASMADNNSSAFNYRNIDGTDRVSNHSFGTAIDINPLYNPYVRNQNGKQVVTPENGKKYADRSLDCPYYIDTEDPCYKAFISRGFTWGGSWKNSKDYQHFEKKPN; this is encoded by the coding sequence ATGAATAGGAATAAGAAAATGGCATTGATAATAGGTATTGTAATAGGAATATTGCTTTTGCTTATTCTCATATTTGCTTATCGATTAAATAGAAAGAAGGATTTGTTTCAAGAGAAACAGGAACCGCATCTTGTGGATCAATCCGAGCAGGAGGAAGTAAATGTTCCGGGGCAGGAGGTTCAGAAGATTGCATGGGAAACCATATCGAATATGAAGAAGTTACCATCCGCTACAGAGATCCCGGATCCCATCAATCAAGAAAATGCCATCTACCAGGAGAATAATTTTCTCCCAGAGAAAAATCAAGAACAGGAAAGCACCGGTGTGCCAGATCAGCTAAATACAGCTTCTGTCACTAACTCGGAGAAGGAAGGAGGGGCAGAAGAAGTGCTAGCTCAGGAAGATTCTATTCAATTTTCATCTGAAATCATATCGGAAGAGATTAAACAAAGAATTAACGGGAAATCCTACGGTAAGAATTGTGATGTTCCCTATGATGAGCTTCGGTACGTGAAGGTGATGCATTACGGTTTTGATGGGGAGGTGCATCAGGGAGAGCTGATTGTGAATAAAGCCATAGCCGGGGATATCATTGATATTTTCAAAGAACTGTATGAACTTAAATATCCCATTGAACGAATGGTGCTGGTGGATGAGTATGACGCAGATGACAATGCCTCCATGGCAGATAATAATTCATCGGCCTTCAACTATCGAAATATAGATGGAACGGACCGTGTATCCAATCATAGCTTTGGAACGGCCATCGATATAAATCCTCTTTATAATCCCTATGTCAGAAATCAAAATGGAAAACAGGTGGTTACTCCGGAAAATGGCAAGAAATATGCAGATCGTTCTCTTGACTGCCCATATTATATTGATACGGAGGATCCCTGCTATAAAGCGTTTATTAGTCGGGGCTTTACCTGGGGTGGTTCATGGAAAAACTCGAAGGATTATCAGCATTTTGAGAAGAAACCTAATTAG